Below is a genomic region from Roseovarius arcticus.
AAAGGGCAGTCCGGCCCTCCCGGCCAGCCGCAGACTTAGCGCAGGGATTGAATTGTCAGGTATCCGTTCAGAGGGCTATGCCACTGGCGTGATTGGACGATGCGGCCATTCGGGGCAACCTGATAGCTATTTGTAAAGTCGCCGCCGTCGCCTTGACACGTTTCGCTAACGGCTGTGACGGGGGTGTCAATCTCGGCCAGTTGCAAGTGGGCAGCCGCTCCGATCCGTATGGTGCAGTTGCTGACTTCTACGCGCGTCAGGTCCTCGCCATCAAGATACCGCATGACGCGCCGCCCGGTGCCATTCTGGCGTCCTGAAACCAAGGCATGAACCGCGCTGATATCGGCTGACATCACATCATTGCCGAGGCCGCGAGTCGCGTTGATCATACCAGCCCGCAGGGTCACCGCGCGCCGATCCTGCGTTCCGTAGGTCGCGTTGCCATTGTTCAACTCGATCTGCTGCATCACGGCCACGACCTTGCGCTTTGGCAAAGACACGATGATCAACGGGGCATCCGTCGACGCCATTGCTGTGGCCGCTTGAGCAGCAACTTGCTGAGCAGTCGGGGGCGCGTTCTTGTCGTCGCCGTTAAAGACCGAGTTGGCCATTGATCTGATCGTTACCTGACGGTCTGGCGCATTCGAACAACTGGCCAACGCGGCAGCGCACGTCAGTCCAAAGGCTGCGCTGCGGCAAAGGGTACCTACGCTCATCTCCAGAACCTCCCCCAGGTCTTGGCCAGTGACGGCGCATGGGTTTCCTTGATTTTATCATAAAGACGCCCATCGACGTCCAGACGCGCACCGCCATCGCGCGACAGCGATTGCAAAACGGTGGTTGATTTCTGCAGCGTGGGCGAGCCGATCCCCCAAGCCAGCGGGATCTCGATACGGATACCTTTGTCGAACGATCCCTCGCCGAATGTGGCCGAGCTGACATCCGTTTTGGTCGCATATGCGCCCACGCTCCAGCCATTGGCAAAAACGCGGTCCAGCGCAATGGTCGCGCCGTAATCGCCCGCTAGATAACGCCCGACGTCCACCTGCCCGTGAAATCCGTAGCCGATATCGTAATAGGCCGACAGATGTCCGTTCCACTCGGGAATGGTGCCTCCGTTCGTCCGGCGCGAGCGTAGGCCAAGCTGCTGGTCGAAATCGCGCGGCTGCACGTAATTTAGCTCGGCCCCTAGGGCGAGGCGGCTATCCACGGGCTTCCAAAGCACTTCTGCCGAGGCGCCCGCATACATGCGTTCCAGATAGCCGACAGTGAACCGGCTATAGAAATCCTGAGCCGGGCGACCATATTTCGCCAAGGTCAAGTGATCCAGCGTCGGTGTATCGGTTTGTGAGTAGAGCGCCACGTTCGAGCGGACGCGCGGCAGGCCGGAGGCGCCGGGTAACGCAACGCTGTCCAGATCACCAAACACCTTTTGGGATATTGATCCGGAGGCGACCCAGCCCGGCGCAAAGTGATATTTTGCCCGCGCCTGCACTCCCGCATTGGCGCGGACCGGGTTATCCGGGTCGAACACGCTTAAGCGCAGGAAAGGCCCGATGCCATACTCAAAGCGTGAATAGGCATCCTCTGCCAGCACCACGCCGCTGGAATTGCGTAGTCCGTCGTCGATGTTGGTCGCGGTCAGCATGGCGGTGGCGGGTGCGTGTTCAAGCCTCTCAAGGTCTGAGCGGCGGAAGGTGGCAGAGCCGGCAGGCATTCCCTCGACCATCTGCGTGATAGTGAACACCTCAACCGAGGCGGGCAGGCTGCGCGTCATCGCCCGCGCGGTCCGGCCTAAGGCCTGCGGGCGCTGGCCATAGCGATTGTTGCGAATCTGCACGTGGGCGCGTGTGCCGTTCAGCTCCATGCCGTGCAGCGCGATCCCTTCACGTTCCAGCAGCGACGCAAGCGTGGTGCGCGCGCTGGTGGTGCGTGCGGTATCTGCCGTCCAGCCCAGATCGGCAGCAGCGCCCGCAGCGCGCGGCGAGACGGGCAGCGGCGCGCCCTCTAATCCACCCTTCATCGCGGGGCTGCGCGGGTTCAGCGATATGGTGACCGACGCGCCAATCTCTTCACCATAGAGCGAGTATGCGTTGAACCGCAGCGCCTCACTGAGCTCATAGCTGGCGGTGAAATTGACCGACGACTTGCGGTTCAATGCGCCATCGCGCACCTCGCGGTCATACCCATCCGAGGAGTACTCGATCCCAAAACTCAGCTTGTCCGTTGCGGCAAAGGATAG
It encodes:
- a CDS encoding YjbF family lipoprotein, which codes for MSVGTLCRSAAFGLTCAAALASCSNAPDRQVTIRSMANSVFNGDDKNAPPTAQQVAAQAATAMASTDAPLIIVSLPKRKVVAVMQQIELNNGNATYGTQDRRAVTLRAGMINATRGLGNDVMSADISAVHALVSGRQNGTGRRVMRYLDGEDLTRVEVSNCTIRIGAAAHLQLAEIDTPVTAVSETCQGDGGDFTNSYQVAPNGRIVQSRQWHSPLNGYLTIQSLR
- a CDS encoding YjbH domain-containing protein, encoding MTCKHPIAAVFATLALSASVAHAQTVGGQNARDLTASISPDPATANLTTTQTNIYGTPGGLIDMPTAEMAPDSQLSTTVSFYGTGNNMTTRTTLTFQVLPRLSASFRYSGIGGLAADPGRPTFSTLYDRSFDLRFRLLNEGQYVPAIAIGFQDFIGTGVYGGEYLVATKSIGKRLRVTGGIGWGRLGSSGAFGSTGTRPTSLLGEGGIPTYDRWFRGDVAAFGGLSFAATDKLSFGIEYSSDGYDREVRDGALNRKSSVNFTASYELSEALRFNAYSLYGEEIGASVTISLNPRSPAMKGGLEGAPLPVSPRAAGAAADLGWTADTARTTSARTTLASLLEREGIALHGMELNGTRAHVQIRNNRYGQRPQALGRTARAMTRSLPASVEVFTITQMVEGMPAGSATFRRSDLERLEHAPATAMLTATNIDDGLRNSSGVVLAEDAYSRFEYGIGPFLRLSVFDPDNPVRANAGVQARAKYHFAPGWVASGSISQKVFGDLDSVALPGASGLPRVRSNVALYSQTDTPTLDHLTLAKYGRPAQDFYSRFTVGYLERMYAGASAEVLWKPVDSRLALGAELNYVQPRDFDQQLGLRSRRTNGGTIPEWNGHLSAYYDIGYGFHGQVDVGRYLAGDYGATIALDRVFANGWSVGAYATKTDVSSATFGEGSFDKGIRIEIPLAWGIGSPTLQKSTTVLQSLSRDGGARLDVDGRLYDKIKETHAPSLAKTWGRFWR